In Gadus chalcogrammus isolate NIFS_2021 chromosome 11, NIFS_Gcha_1.0, whole genome shotgun sequence, a single window of DNA contains:
- the trim46a gene encoding tripartite motif-containing protein 46 isoform X2 yields MAEEELQTFTSIMDALVRITSSMKSMEHELHCPVCDGMVKQPILLPCQHSVCLLCAAEVLVQKGYPPPDLPPEPLSPASTPNMRSPRQARRPTPRTPDRLERVLRAACGTYPGRRRKDPAPAPMLFPCPSCRQDVELGETGLTECLRNLTLERIVERYRHTVSLGSVAILCGFCKPPQALEATKGCADCKSNFCNECFKLYHPWGTPRAQHEHILPTNSFRPKVLTCPEHDQEKLQFYCRNCQRLLCQLCKPRRVHHGHKVLPIAQAYQALKDKISKEICYILANQKTVHDQTTQLEDIVSQMELNSDVAQEQLSQCIRELGAALMERKGALASALEVSRAKRIEALLGQVSEKRGLVEDMGLMLYTQELLKETDAPCFVQASRVTHNRLVKSIEHMQSFSLSAEPSFRNFHMDPSKELKLLNGLEFICAPLAPVIDTQKTLAYDQLFLCWRLPLDSAPAWHFSVEYQRRTGVVGTMWGGTRSPNVANAWQRLDDVGGTSAVIDRLEMDSVYVLRVRGCNKAGFGDHSEEVYLHTPPAPVLSFSLDSRWGLHADRLALGKGQTYARSVPGLSLLQAADRALTSCHLTSDLLVADLAVTQGRHYWACSVEPGSYLVKVGVGQEAKLQEWFHLPQDMASPRCDPDSGHDSGAEDGQDAPPFCFLTMGMGKILLPKAHSQGQAGGHSQACDNSLLSSHSNPSHQYTAPLPPRLGVCLDFDRGRVTFYDAHSLRVLWEGHVDCSAPVCPAFCFIGGGALQLQDLVAERSIEEPPQRRVTIQSQATRNGN; encoded by the exons ATGGCAGAAGAGGAATTACAAACCTTTACCTCGATAATGGACGCGTTGGTTCGCATTAC ctcctccatgaaGAGTATGGAGCATGAGCTGCATTGCCCCGTGTGCGACGGGATGGTCAAGCAGCCCATCCTGCTGCCCTGCCAGcacagtgtgtgtctgctgtgtgcGGCTGAGGTGCTGGTGCAGAAGGGCTACCCTCCACCAGACCTGCCCCCGGAGCCCCTCTCCCCAGCCTCCACCCCCAACATGCGCTCCCCTCGCCAGGCACGAAGACCCACGCCGCGGACCCCCGACCGCCTTGAGCGCGTCCTCAGAGCAG CCTGTGGGACCTACCCCGGGCGGAGACGCAAGGACCCGGCGCCGGCCCCCATGCTCTTCCCCTGCCCTTCCTGTCGGCAGGACGTGGAGCTGGGAGAGACAGGCCTGACAGAGTGCCTGCGCAACCTCACCCTGGAGCGCATCGTTGAgcg GTACCGCCACACGGTCAGCCTGGGCAGTGTGGCCATCCTGTGTGGCTTCTGTAAGCCCCCCCAGGCCCTGGAGGCCACCAAGGGCTGTGCAGACTGCAAGTCCAACTTCTGCAACGAGTGTTTCAAGCTGTACCACCCCTGGGGGACCCCCCGGGCCCAGCACGAACACATCCTGCCCACCAACAGCTTCAGGCCCAAG GTGTTGACGTGTCCGGAGCACGATCAGGAGAAGCTGCAGTTCTACTGCCGGAACTGTCAGCGCCTGCTGTGCCAGCTGTGTAAGCCGCGCCGGGTGCACCACGGGCACAAGGTTCTGCCCATCGCCCAGGCCTACCAGGCCCTCAAG GACAAGATTTCAAAGGAGATCTGCTACATCCTAGCCAATCAGAAGACAGTGCACGACCAGACCACTCAGCTGGAGGACATTGTCTCACAGATGGAG TTAAACAGTGATGTGGCCCAGGAGCAGCTCAGCCAGTGTATCCGGGAGTTGGGGGCCGCGTTGATGGAAAGAAAGGGGGCCCTGgcatcggccctggaggtgTCCCGGGCCAAGAGGATCGAGGCCCTGCTGGGCCAGGTGTCAGAGAAGAGGGGTCTGGTGGAGGACATGGGTCTGATGCTTTACACCCAGGAGCTGCTCAAGGAGACCGACGCACCCTGCTTTGTACAGGCCTCCAGGGTCACTCACAACAG ACTAGTGAAATCCATAGAGCACATGcagtccttctccctctctgccgAACCCTCCTTCAGGAACTTCCACATGGACCCTTCCAAAGAACTGAAGCTCCTCAACGGCCTGGAGTTCATCTGTG CTCCCCTGGCTCCCGTGATTGACACCCAGAAGACGCTGGCCTATGACCAGCTGTTTCTGTGCTGGCGCCTCCCCCTGGACTCGGCCCCTGCCTGGCACTTCTCCGTGGAGTACCAGCGGAGAACGGGCGTGGTAGGCACCATGTGGGGCGGGACCAGATCGCCCAACGTGGCCAATGCGTGGCAGCGTCTGGACGATGTGGGGGGGACCAGTGCGGTGATTGACAGGCTGGAGATGGACAGTGTGTACGTGCTGAGAGTGCGGGGCTGCAACAAGGCGGGCTTTGGGGATCACAGTGAGGAGGTTTACCTGCACACCCCTCCCGCGCCCG tgcTGAGCTTCTCATTGGACTCCCGCTGGGGGCTCCATGCTGATAGGCTGGCTCTGGGGAAGGGGCAGACCTATGCCCGCAGTGTGCCGGGCCTCTCTCTGCTGCAGGCCGCCGATCGTGCCCTCACTTCCTGccatctgacctctgacctgctggTGGCTGACCTGGCTGTCACTCAGGGGAGGCACTACTGGGCGTGCTCCGTGGAGCCAGGCTCCTACCTTGTCAAG gtaggcGTAGGGCAGGAGGCCAAGCTCCAGGAATGGTTCCATCTTCCCCAGGACATGGCCAGCCCCAG GTGCGACCCAGACAGTGGCCACGACAGCGGTGCAGAGGACGGCCAGGACGCCCCTCCCTTCTGCTTCCTCACCATGGGCATGGGCAAGATCCTGCTGCCCAAAGCCCACAGCCAAGGCCAGGCCGGGGGCCATAGCCAGGCCTGTGACAACTCCCTACTCAGCAGCCACAGCAACCCCTCCCACCAGTACACCGCCCCGCTGCCCCCCCGCCTGGGGGTGTGTCTCGACTTTGACAGGGGGCGGGTCACTTTCTACGACGCCCACTCGCTCAGGGTCCTGTGGGAGGGCCATGTGGATTGCTCCGCCCCCGTGTGTCCGGCCTTCTGCTTCATAGGCGGGGGGGCCCTACAGCTGCAGGACCTGGTGGCTGAACGGAGCATAGAGGAGCCCCCCCAGCGGAGGGTCACCATCCAATCACAGGCTACGCGCAACGGGAATTGA
- the trim46a gene encoding tripartite motif-containing protein 46 isoform X1, translating into MAEEELQTFTSIMDALVRITSMEHELHCPVCDGMVKQPILLPCQHSVCLLCAAEVLVQKGYPPPDLPPEPLSPASTPNMRSPRQARRPTPRTPDRLERVLRAACGTYPGRRRKDPAPAPMLFPCPSCRQDVELGETGLTECLRNLTLERIVERYRHTVSLGSVAILCGFCKPPQALEATKGCADCKSNFCNECFKLYHPWGTPRAQHEHILPTNSFRPKVLTCPEHDQEKLQFYCRNCQRLLCQLCKPRRVHHGHKVLPIAQAYQALKDKISKEICYILANQKTVHDQTTQLEDIVSQMELNSDVAQEQLSQCIRELGAALMERKGALASALEVSRAKRIEALLGQVSEKRGLVEDMGLMLYTQELLKETDAPCFVQASRVTHNRLVKSIEHMQSFSLSAEPSFRNFHMDPSKELKLLNGLEFICAPLAPVIDTQKTLAYDQLFLCWRLPLDSAPAWHFSVEYQRRTGVVGTMWGGTRSPNVANAWQRLDDVGGTSAVIDRLEMDSVYVLRVRGCNKAGFGDHSEEVYLHTPPAPVLSFSLDSRWGLHADRLALGKGQTYARSVPGLSLLQAADRALTSCHLTSDLLVADLAVTQGRHYWACSVEPGSYLVKVGVGQEAKLQEWFHLPQDMASPRCDPDSGHDSGAEDGQDAPPFCFLTMGMGKILLPKAHSQGQAGGHSQACDNSLLSSHSNPSHQYTAPLPPRLGVCLDFDRGRVTFYDAHSLRVLWEGHVDCSAPVCPAFCFIGGGALQLQDLVAERSIEEPPQRRVTIQSQATRNGN; encoded by the exons ATGGCAGAAGAGGAATTACAAACCTTTACCTCGATAATGGACGCGTTGGTTCGCATTACT AGTATGGAGCATGAGCTGCATTGCCCCGTGTGCGACGGGATGGTCAAGCAGCCCATCCTGCTGCCCTGCCAGcacagtgtgtgtctgctgtgtgcGGCTGAGGTGCTGGTGCAGAAGGGCTACCCTCCACCAGACCTGCCCCCGGAGCCCCTCTCCCCAGCCTCCACCCCCAACATGCGCTCCCCTCGCCAGGCACGAAGACCCACGCCGCGGACCCCCGACCGCCTTGAGCGCGTCCTCAGAGCAG CCTGTGGGACCTACCCCGGGCGGAGACGCAAGGACCCGGCGCCGGCCCCCATGCTCTTCCCCTGCCCTTCCTGTCGGCAGGACGTGGAGCTGGGAGAGACAGGCCTGACAGAGTGCCTGCGCAACCTCACCCTGGAGCGCATCGTTGAgcg GTACCGCCACACGGTCAGCCTGGGCAGTGTGGCCATCCTGTGTGGCTTCTGTAAGCCCCCCCAGGCCCTGGAGGCCACCAAGGGCTGTGCAGACTGCAAGTCCAACTTCTGCAACGAGTGTTTCAAGCTGTACCACCCCTGGGGGACCCCCCGGGCCCAGCACGAACACATCCTGCCCACCAACAGCTTCAGGCCCAAG GTGTTGACGTGTCCGGAGCACGATCAGGAGAAGCTGCAGTTCTACTGCCGGAACTGTCAGCGCCTGCTGTGCCAGCTGTGTAAGCCGCGCCGGGTGCACCACGGGCACAAGGTTCTGCCCATCGCCCAGGCCTACCAGGCCCTCAAG GACAAGATTTCAAAGGAGATCTGCTACATCCTAGCCAATCAGAAGACAGTGCACGACCAGACCACTCAGCTGGAGGACATTGTCTCACAGATGGAG TTAAACAGTGATGTGGCCCAGGAGCAGCTCAGCCAGTGTATCCGGGAGTTGGGGGCCGCGTTGATGGAAAGAAAGGGGGCCCTGgcatcggccctggaggtgTCCCGGGCCAAGAGGATCGAGGCCCTGCTGGGCCAGGTGTCAGAGAAGAGGGGTCTGGTGGAGGACATGGGTCTGATGCTTTACACCCAGGAGCTGCTCAAGGAGACCGACGCACCCTGCTTTGTACAGGCCTCCAGGGTCACTCACAACAG ACTAGTGAAATCCATAGAGCACATGcagtccttctccctctctgccgAACCCTCCTTCAGGAACTTCCACATGGACCCTTCCAAAGAACTGAAGCTCCTCAACGGCCTGGAGTTCATCTGTG CTCCCCTGGCTCCCGTGATTGACACCCAGAAGACGCTGGCCTATGACCAGCTGTTTCTGTGCTGGCGCCTCCCCCTGGACTCGGCCCCTGCCTGGCACTTCTCCGTGGAGTACCAGCGGAGAACGGGCGTGGTAGGCACCATGTGGGGCGGGACCAGATCGCCCAACGTGGCCAATGCGTGGCAGCGTCTGGACGATGTGGGGGGGACCAGTGCGGTGATTGACAGGCTGGAGATGGACAGTGTGTACGTGCTGAGAGTGCGGGGCTGCAACAAGGCGGGCTTTGGGGATCACAGTGAGGAGGTTTACCTGCACACCCCTCCCGCGCCCG tgcTGAGCTTCTCATTGGACTCCCGCTGGGGGCTCCATGCTGATAGGCTGGCTCTGGGGAAGGGGCAGACCTATGCCCGCAGTGTGCCGGGCCTCTCTCTGCTGCAGGCCGCCGATCGTGCCCTCACTTCCTGccatctgacctctgacctgctggTGGCTGACCTGGCTGTCACTCAGGGGAGGCACTACTGGGCGTGCTCCGTGGAGCCAGGCTCCTACCTTGTCAAG gtaggcGTAGGGCAGGAGGCCAAGCTCCAGGAATGGTTCCATCTTCCCCAGGACATGGCCAGCCCCAG GTGCGACCCAGACAGTGGCCACGACAGCGGTGCAGAGGACGGCCAGGACGCCCCTCCCTTCTGCTTCCTCACCATGGGCATGGGCAAGATCCTGCTGCCCAAAGCCCACAGCCAAGGCCAGGCCGGGGGCCATAGCCAGGCCTGTGACAACTCCCTACTCAGCAGCCACAGCAACCCCTCCCACCAGTACACCGCCCCGCTGCCCCCCCGCCTGGGGGTGTGTCTCGACTTTGACAGGGGGCGGGTCACTTTCTACGACGCCCACTCGCTCAGGGTCCTGTGGGAGGGCCATGTGGATTGCTCCGCCCCCGTGTGTCCGGCCTTCTGCTTCATAGGCGGGGGGGCCCTACAGCTGCAGGACCTGGTGGCTGAACGGAGCATAGAGGAGCCCCCCCAGCGGAGGGTCACCATCCAATCACAGGCTACGCGCAACGGGAATTGA